One window from the genome of Roseinatronobacter sp. S2 encodes:
- a CDS encoding ABC transporter ATP-binding protein — translation MAKVSISNVYKFYGAIEVLHGVSIEIEDGEFVVLVGPSGCGKSTLLRMIAGLEAISDGTISVDGLVINDVAPKERDIAMVFQNYALYPHMTVRENMGFSLKLRGSSKSEINAAVEKAAAILGLGPLLERIPRDLSGGQRQRVAMGRAIVRDPKVFLFDEPLSNLDAKLRVQMRTEVKDLHQRLKSTTVYVTHDQIEAMTMADKIVVMHDGIVEQVGTPLELYDKPKNMFVAGFLGSPAMNFIQGTYRSGERPMLDVGEGQLVPIMPQANVADGVKIALGIRPEDVVIDHDDGLPVRVGVIEPTGAETYLFARHHETEIVCVLRERVDLKPGDNIKLSLASPAAHLFDLATTLRLE, via the coding sequence ATGGCAAAAGTCTCGATAAGCAATGTCTACAAATTCTATGGGGCAATAGAGGTTCTCCATGGGGTCTCGATAGAAATCGAGGATGGAGAATTCGTCGTTCTTGTCGGCCCCTCCGGCTGCGGCAAGTCGACATTGCTGCGGATGATCGCCGGCCTAGAGGCAATTTCAGACGGGACAATTTCCGTGGATGGGCTTGTGATCAATGATGTTGCGCCGAAAGAGCGTGATATCGCGATGGTGTTTCAGAACTATGCGCTTTATCCGCATATGACTGTCAGGGAAAACATGGGCTTTTCGCTAAAGCTGCGGGGCAGTTCAAAATCTGAAATCAACGCAGCGGTCGAAAAAGCCGCGGCCATTCTTGGGCTTGGGCCGCTTCTTGAACGGATTCCCCGCGATCTTTCGGGGGGGCAGCGCCAGCGCGTCGCCATGGGCCGGGCGATTGTGCGCGACCCCAAAGTCTTCCTGTTCGATGAGCCGCTGTCAAACCTTGATGCAAAGCTGCGGGTGCAGATGCGCACCGAAGTCAAGGACCTGCACCAGCGCCTGAAATCAACCACCGTGTATGTCACCCACGACCAGATCGAGGCGATGACAATGGCCGACAAGATTGTTGTGATGCATGACGGCATTGTAGAACAGGTCGGAACGCCCCTGGAATTGTATGACAAGCCGAAAAATATGTTTGTTGCGGGGTTTCTTGGCTCTCCCGCTATGAATTTTATACAGGGGACATACCGATCAGGCGAAAGGCCGATGCTTGATGTTGGCGAAGGCCAGCTTGTGCCGATCATGCCGCAGGCAAATGTCGCCGACGGTGTCAAAATCGCATTGGGCATCCGTCCCGAAGATGTCGTCATTGATCACGATGATGGGCTTCCGGTCCGTGTTGGTGTAATTGAACCCACAGGTGCGGAAACCTATCTTTTCGCACGCCACCATGAAACAGAAATTGTGTGCGTCCTGCGCGAACGGGTGGACCTGAAACCCGGCGACAATATTAAACTTTCCCTCGCCAGTCCCGCCGCGCATCTGTTCGATTTAGCGACGACCCTGCGCCTTGAATAG
- a CDS encoding carbohydrate ABC transporter permease: MTDVTSTIRPAVGRNTRKPGVRFVRLLYVYAVLFIVASIVLIPLLTTALGGFKTLGDLRTNPFGIPDIWQWQNYGDILFSRRYWRMLWNSVFISTFTVFLTLAVAGMAAFTLAHIRFFGSGYLFNYFLLGLMFPVATAILPLFIRIRDLGLLDSHWGVILPQVAFGLGMSILLMRNFFRNVPQELFDAAFVDGCSYIRFFWAVTLPLSRPIIATVGIVAFVQSWNNYIIPLILLTSEENYPWPLGIMSYRGEYGTDWQLILAFITLTILPTIIVFFAAQKHIIAGLTAGAVKG, translated from the coding sequence ATGACTGATGTGACCTCTACGATACGGCCTGCGGTTGGGCGGAACACCCGGAAACCCGGCGTCCGTTTTGTGCGGCTTCTCTATGTTTACGCGGTGTTGTTTATCGTGGCCAGCATTGTGCTGATCCCGCTTCTGACAACGGCGCTGGGTGGCTTCAAGACACTTGGGGATTTGCGGACAAATCCGTTCGGCATTCCCGATATCTGGCAATGGCAGAACTACGGTGACATCCTGTTTTCCAGACGCTACTGGCGGATGCTGTGGAATTCGGTGTTCATTTCGACCTTCACGGTTTTCCTGACGCTGGCCGTGGCGGGTATGGCGGCGTTCACTCTGGCCCATATCCGTTTTTTCGGGTCTGGCTATCTGTTCAACTACTTCTTGCTTGGGCTGATGTTTCCGGTCGCCACGGCAATTCTGCCGCTTTTCATCCGCATCCGTGATCTGGGGCTTCTGGACAGTCACTGGGGGGTTATCCTGCCACAGGTCGCGTTTGGCCTTGGGATGAGCATACTTCTGATGCGCAACTTCTTTCGCAACGTCCCTCAGGAGTTGTTTGATGCCGCTTTCGTGGATGGTTGCAGCTACATCCGCTTTTTCTGGGCCGTAACGCTGCCTTTGTCACGGCCAATCATCGCCACGGTTGGTATTGTCGCTTTTGTGCAAAGCTGGAACAATTACATCATTCCGCTGATTTTGCTGACCTCGGAAGAAAACTATCCCTGGCCGCTCGGCATTATGTCTTACCGGGGCGAGTATGGCACAGACTGGCAACTGATCCTGGCCTTCATCACCCTGACGATCCTGCCGACAATCATCGTATTTTTCGCGGCACAAAAGCATATTATCGCAGGCCTGACGGCTGGTGCGGTCAAGGGTTGA
- a CDS encoding ABC transporter substrate-binding protein: MKFHRPAILGVTLATGGLLCATTALAQTEVRWMHIEQNPAFVSVWEEIAATYNAENPDVNVTMSFLENEAFKARLPTLLQSNAAPHIFYSWGGGVLRAQAENGALMNLTEAMAEDRGGQPWGDNYNPAALNGLSFDGEVWAVPLRMGTVSFFYNKEMFAEAGVNSEDLTDWSSFLDAIETLKDAGFTPIGVGGGERWPVHFYWSYLAMRIGGQEVVDNAKTGAGEGFGHEAFIRAGEELARLGELSPFQPGYLGATWPQTLGTFGDGNVAMILSFENTDGTQRNNAADGVGLDSDNIGRFPFPMVEGGNSQITDTLGGLNGWAVTANAPPETLDFLAYLTNADNQRKMAAAQMLIPVAVGAEDAIEGLHLRGAAEQLAASTWHQNYFDQDFGPSLGRVINDISVELVTGNMSPEEAVLMLENEFSLQ; the protein is encoded by the coding sequence ATGAAATTCCATAGACCTGCTATTTTGGGTGTCACTCTCGCGACGGGGGGGCTTTTGTGTGCGACAACTGCCTTGGCGCAAACCGAAGTGCGCTGGATGCATATCGAGCAGAACCCTGCTTTCGTCTCGGTATGGGAAGAAATCGCCGCCACCTATAATGCGGAAAACCCCGACGTGAATGTGACCATGTCGTTTCTGGAGAATGAGGCATTCAAGGCACGACTGCCAACGTTGCTGCAATCAAATGCTGCGCCACATATCTTTTACAGCTGGGGGGGCGGTGTTCTTAGGGCGCAAGCCGAAAACGGCGCATTGATGAACCTGACCGAGGCAATGGCCGAAGATCGTGGCGGGCAGCCCTGGGGCGACAACTACAACCCGGCGGCGCTGAACGGGCTGAGTTTTGATGGCGAAGTCTGGGCTGTGCCCTTGCGCATGGGAACCGTCAGCTTCTTTTACAACAAGGAAATGTTTGCAGAAGCCGGGGTGAATTCGGAAGATCTGACAGACTGGTCATCGTTCCTTGACGCGATTGAAACGCTAAAGGATGCGGGGTTCACGCCGATTGGTGTCGGCGGCGGTGAACGCTGGCCGGTTCATTTCTACTGGAGTTATCTTGCAATGCGGATCGGTGGCCAGGAGGTGGTCGATAACGCAAAAACCGGTGCGGGCGAAGGGTTTGGCCACGAAGCCTTCATTCGCGCGGGTGAAGAACTGGCGCGACTTGGTGAACTTTCGCCATTCCAGCCCGGATATCTGGGCGCGACCTGGCCGCAAACGCTTGGAACTTTTGGTGATGGGAATGTCGCGATGATCCTGTCGTTCGAAAACACCGACGGCACACAGCGCAACAACGCGGCTGACGGGGTTGGCCTTGATTCAGACAATATCGGACGGTTTCCATTCCCGATGGTCGAAGGGGGCAACAGCCAGATCACCGACACGCTGGGCGGGCTGAACGGCTGGGCTGTAACTGCGAATGCCCCACCAGAGACGCTGGATTTCCTCGCCTATCTTACAAACGCGGATAATCAGCGCAAGATGGCTGCGGCACAGATGCTGATACCCGTCGCGGTTGGCGCTGAAGACGCAATCGAGGGCCTTCATCTGCGCGGTGCGGCTGAACAGCTTGCGGCATCGACATGGCATCAGAACTACTTTGATCAGGATTTTGGTCCTTCGCTTGGCCGGGTCATTAACGATATTTCGGTGGAGTTGGTCACAGGCAACATGTCCCCCGAAGAGGCTGTCTTGATGCTGGAGAACGAGTTCTCTTTGCAGTGA
- a CDS encoding carbohydrate ABC transporter permease, protein MRENARPIRREKVIGPSRLPVLLLFIPPALLLFTIFVMLPMGEAAWYSLYNWSGYGRPTQFVGLRNFEVLFQNRAFHKALTNTGLIMVVSIVIQVPLALWLAMLLAERFPGVVAFRLIFFLPYVLADVAAGLIWRFVYDGDYGLFAAIFGFFGLEPPYVLADRDLAIYAVLAVVVWKYFGFHMMLFIAGLQSIDRNLLEAADIDGASRWQRFRYVTLPLLAPTLRLSVFFAVIGSLQLFDVVMPLTGGGPLNSTETLVTFLYSYGVMRTQIGFGSAAGVVLFLLCVVLAFTYKRALMRND, encoded by the coding sequence ATTCGCGAGAATGCACGGCCAATCCGTCGCGAAAAGGTCATTGGCCCCAGCCGGCTTCCGGTCCTGTTGCTGTTCATCCCCCCCGCACTGCTTCTTTTCACGATCTTCGTCATGCTACCGATGGGCGAAGCGGCCTGGTACAGTTTGTACAACTGGTCAGGCTATGGGCGACCAACCCAGTTTGTTGGACTGCGCAATTTCGAGGTGCTTTTCCAAAACAGGGCTTTTCACAAGGCGTTGACCAATACCGGACTGATCATGGTTGTGTCGATCGTGATTCAGGTGCCTCTGGCGCTTTGGCTTGCGATGCTGCTGGCGGAACGGTTTCCGGGTGTCGTTGCCTTCCGGTTGATATTTTTCCTGCCTTATGTGCTGGCTGATGTTGCAGCCGGTCTGATATGGCGTTTCGTCTATGATGGTGATTACGGGCTTTTTGCCGCGATCTTTGGCTTCTTCGGGCTTGAGCCGCCCTATGTGCTCGCCGACAGGGATCTTGCGATATATGCGGTGCTGGCGGTCGTGGTGTGGAAATATTTTGGGTTTCACATGATGCTGTTCATTGCCGGTCTGCAATCAATAGACCGCAACCTGCTGGAAGCCGCCGATATTGATGGCGCCAGCCGCTGGCAAAGGTTCCGCTATGTGACGCTTCCCTTGCTTGCGCCGACACTGCGCCTTTCTGTTTTCTTTGCGGTCATCGGGTCACTTCAGCTGTTTGATGTGGTGATGCCCTTGACCGGTGGTGGGCCGCTGAACAGCACCGAAACACTTGTTACGTTCCTGTACAGCTATGGTGTCATGCGAACCCAGATCGGGTTTGGCAGCGCCGCTGGTGTGGTCCTGTTCCTGCTTTGTGTTGTTCTGGCATTCACCTATAAACGGGCACTTATGCGCAATGACTGA